The DNA segment CTGTTCTATCTGACCACCCTTAATCTGTCTagatttctcaaggaggatcccCCCGTCGTCGTTGAAGGCGATTCTGACATACAAAGAAGGACAGCAATAGATGCATGGAACCACATCGATTTTCTCTGCAGGAATTATATTCTGAATGGCCTCGACGACACTCTCTATAGTGTCTACTCCTCTGTGAAGACGACCAAAGAATTATGGGATTCTTTGgaaaagaaatacaaaactGAAGATGCCGGCATAAAGAAGTTTGTAGTTGGAAAATTTCTGGACTTCAAGATGGTAGACTCAAAAACTGTAATGAGTCAAGTGCAAGAAATACAAATCATCTTGCATGACTTATTGGCCGAAGGAatggaaatcaatgaaccattccaaGTCGCGTCTATCATTGAGAAATTGCCTCCACTGTGGAAAGACTTCAAAAACTACCTTAAGCACAAACGTAAGGAATTGAAACTTGAAGATCTTATTGTGAGGCTTCGCATCGAGGAGGAAAACAGAAATACCGAGGCCAAGTCACATAAAAAGCTGATGGAAACCGAGGCCAAAGCAAATCTGGCGGAGTCTAGTACGAGTCAAAAGAGGAAGCGCCCCCATGATGAAAAGCAAAAGGGGAAAGCGAAGAAATTCCAAGGAAAttgctacaactgtggcaaaCCGAATCATATGGCAAGGGACTGCCGACTTCCAAAGAAAAATAGCAAAAATCAGAAACCAAGGCAAGTGAACATGgttcaagaaaggtatgcacTTTTAGCACTTTCTGATATTGATCTTAGTGCTGTTATATGTGAGACCAATATGGTGGATGATCCAAGAGGATGGTGGATCGATACCGGCTCTACGAGTCACGTGTGTGCCGAGAAAGACATGTATTCCACCTATGCCACCGTTGGGGATCGAAAGTTGTTCATGGGAAACTCCGCAACGTCTGAAGTTGTGGGAGTGGGAAATGTGGTGTTGAAGATGACCTCTGGTAAAGAGGTGACGCTCAAAAATGTGCTGCATGTGCCAGACATTCGGAAGAACTTAGTTTCTGGTTCACTCTTGAGCAAGACTGGATTTAGAATGGTATTTGAATCTGATAAATTTGTGTTAACTAAATCTGGTGTATTTGTTGGGAAAGGGTACCAAGATAGTGGTCTCTTTAAGTTAAATGTAATGAATGTTTCCCGCCTTGAGGCAAAGAATAAAGTTATTGGTTCTGCTTACTTGACTGAAAGTTATGATATATGGCATGAacgattaggacatgttaacttcaacacgTTGCAAAGACttgcaaatttaaatgtaatacctatgtttaaaagaaatccacaaaacaagtgtgagatatgtgttgaagcgaaaatggttaaagctccatttcataatgtcacgagaagtactacgccacttgaattaatacatactgatgtatgtgatttaaaaatggtacaaacacgaggtggaaataagtactttataacattcattgatgattgcaccagattttgttatgtatatttattgaaaagcaaagatgaagcGATCGACgctttcaagaaatataaaactgagattgaaaatcaacgaagttcgaaaattaaaatgattcgaagtgatcgaggtggagagtatgtggctccttttgaagaattttgctcaaCTTCGGGCATCACTCATCAAACGACGGCCCCTTACTCACCTCAATCCAATGGCGTTGCAGAACGCAAAAATCGAACATTAAAGGAAATGATGAACGCGTTGCTAATAAATTCTGGCTTACCTCAAAATATGTGGGGTGAAGCGATTCTCTCAGCAACACAGATTCTAAACCGGATTCCAATCAAAGGAAAAGACGAAACACCATATGAACAGTGGAAAGGTCGTAAACCTTCTTACCAATACCTCAAAGTGTGAGGGTGTTTGGCGAAAGTAGAagtacctaagccaaaacaaataaaaattgggtctaaaacggttgactgcatatttattggttatgcataCAATAGTAGTGCATACCGATTCTTAGTGCATAAGTCAACGAATCCTGATATACATGAAGGCACAATTATGGAGTCAAGGAATGCtgtattctttgaaaatatttttccatGTAAAGACAAGAAAGAAATAAGTTCGAACAAGCGAACTCATGAAAACACAATtgaaactccacaaaacaacgTGGAACCACGACGCAGCAAGCGTGCAAGAGTTGAAAAATCGTTTGGTCTTGATTTTTtaacatacatgttagataatgaaccaagaactcttcaagaggctttatcaaatcctgaggcttctttttggaaggaagccatacaaaatgaaatagattccataatgcataatcatacatgggagttggttgatctccctccgggatgtaaacctttaggatccaagtggattcttaaaaggaaatacaaagaaatggatctatagataaatataaagctcgactcgtggttcaaggttttagacaaaaagagggatatgatttcttcgatacctactctccggtttctagaataacatccattcgtgttctcatagctattgcagcattgcatgatcttgagattcatcaaatggatgttaaaactgCGTTTTTGAACGGAGAATtggatgaaaaaatatatataaaacaaccagaagggttTGTTGTACCCGGGAAAGAACAAAAGGTGTGTAAACTTGTCAAGTCATTGTATgaacttaaacaagcacctaaacagtggcatcaaaagttttacactgcaatgttgtcaaatggtttcacaataaatgaatgtgataaatgtgtctacattaaaggtactacaaatgcatatgtaattgtttgtctttatgtagatgacatgttaatcatgggtagcaaccatgaattgattgtgaaaaccaaaaaaatgttgagacaacattttgatatgaaggatttgggattgtgtgatATAATTCTAGGGATTAAAGTTTCTAAACTTCCTGCTGAAATTATGTTATCCCAAACTCATTATGTAGAAAAAGGTTCTTGAACGATTTAATGCCACAAATCATCCTACGGCTAGAACACCTATGGAATTGGGTacacatttagccaaaaatagaggagaacatgtttcacaagtggaatatgcaAGGGTGATAGGAATTTTGATGTATTTAACTAACTGTACCCGTCCTGATCTTGCATATACCGTAAAAAAGCTAAGtcgattcacaagtaatccaagtaaggatcattggaaagcactaatgagagtgcttggatatttgaaatacaGTTTGAGTTATGGACTCgtgtatacaaaatatcctgcggtcctagaaggatattgtgatgcaaattggatttctgacacAAAAGACTCCAAGTCTACGAGTTGATATGTGTTCACTATCAGTGGAGGAGCGGTGTCATGGAGATCCTCTAAACAAACTTGTATAGCTCGATCGACTATGGAGTCCGAGTTTATTGCTCTAGATAAAGCTGGAGAAAAAGCCGAGTGGCTTCGAAACTTTCTCGAAGATATTCCATGTTGGAATAAACCGGTGTCTTCCATCACGATTCATTGTGACAGTCAGTCAGCAATAGGAagagcacaaagtagtatgtacaatggtaaatctcgacatattcgtcggagacataataccataagacaattgatctcgaatggggttatttcgattgactatgtgaagtcaaaggaaaaccttgcggatccgcttacaaaaagtataaatagagatcaaatgtacaaactacttggaggaatgggtttaaaatccacaaaataaaatatttatagcggtaacccaaccttgagaattgaagatcccaaaaccttggttcaatgggacaactaagttataaatattagtttgagtacttggaAAAATTACTTACTCATTCCTGGAACATCCAAGTTGACATAACCTACAAAAtgtggtgaggttaagtttttCTTTTAATGATTTCTATACCTATGAGGTGGAGTAACGCAGGATACTCTTGataggagatcacctatataagtgcaaagtattggccgctttgattgcaacacttatgaatctaagatatggtccagggccgaaatggacacaacgtgagaaaaaaatatgtaagagtattgttatgtaagtactattgtcttggtttacacaaACGGTTGACTAGTTCAAAACATCGCGTTACtatgcaactagtaaatccgatagtattttactacggtaggttcaaagccacaagctaCCTATCCTGATGTAACAATAACTCAAAATGATTTTCTAGTGAGAATGTTACTATACGTgaaattcattcatgtgggAGGATTGTTGGAAATtgtattattgaatgaattacaaTTGAAATGGGCTTGAAAGGGTTTGAATTGATTAACCCAAATTGTTTGTAAAAGCCTTGTCCAAAGtattacaaaattcaaaattttggtgaaataaattggagggaaaTGGGGAAATGgtagtcccacattggaacaatTCCAATTTGTTGTTCACCTTAATTAGTCCAACATTGGactatgggattgggcccttagggcaccagatattttgtaaaggggcaagacgctagtcgatgcaacaaacacacgcgCGCGCGGCCGGCCGGCTCCGTGGGGTGTAGTGTGGTGTGGTCTTCTGATccgattattttttttgaataaaatttatttaaaataatattttattattttatggagtaggcccgagcggtaaaacattaccgcgcgggcgcagcACCGCACATGCAAGACAGTGagttcaaaatatataaaatttatattaaaataaatttatcaaaatatgttgataactgatcacaaaaaaaattatttaatcaattGAATTTGCCAAAACAAAATCATCTCGAATATTGTGAACTCGAACTGACTGGAATATATCCAAATTAATTCTCTATGTCTATTAATAAGAACTTGCAGAGATCCAAACGAATTAAAATAAGTCAATAACTCCGCtaactaatttttaataaaaaaataaaatttatattaaaaaatatgatataaaataaatttatcaaaataataaattttatattaaaataaatttatcaaaatatgttgataactgatcacaaaaaaatttatttaatcaattgaatttgttaacataaattttaattctaattttcGAGATGATTTTGTTTCGGATTGAGAAATTTTGTAATAGCATTTTTGCATCAGTTCGGTTTAAATAGATTTGAATTAACTACTCTAGATTTATCAACTTAAACGAGAGATCTCCACAAATccaaatgattaaaataaatatataactcaaCGGACCAAAATTTAAGTTAAAtcgtaaatttatttaatcaatttaatttttttaaccataaattttatgttttgtttctttaataatttttcagaCCGATTAtcaaattcgaaatttaaaattttgaaaaaaaaatgatcatactactaaattattaaatataattttacaaaatattattaattatataattaattaattaaaaacaaataaaaaaaaagaaagaaaggtgTACCTGTGGACTTGCGTTTTTGCAAGTCCCCATGTATATGCTGGCAGCGTCCGCTGCCAGCATGAGCGGACGCTGCAATCCGCTCTCTTTAATAGCGGAccctgcatttttttttttgcagggTCAGCTGTTTGCAAGAACgttttgaggtatttttgtaacTCTTcctatttcaaattatttttgaaatttaatttttttttaaaattaaatataaaaaaaacccGAAGagaattgattaaaaaaaataaattaaaacacgATTTGTCTGTCTCATTAGATAAGactatatatgatgcatgaaataactcgatatatatatatatatatatatatatatatatatataacatttaatTTATAACCTAAAAATTTGTAGAGTTTGAGTCAAAACTAAAACAAAGATGTGCCATTGATTAATGTATCGTGCAATTTGAAGTGGGGTATGTATTGATGGTTAGACATCGTTTTGGGTAGCCCTTCCAAACAAGGCGCAAGGGTTGGAGGACCCAATAACTGAGATGGGCCTACTAGAGACCAGATGTATAGGTTTTATTACACCTAATTAAAACTTTGGATCATGAATTGTCCTTGGGCCCGAATACACGTCAGCTGTATGTATTTTATGATATGGTTCTCAAAGCAAACCAGCCTCACAAAATGATTTTCGAATTGAAATcagaaaaaaattagaaaaataatAGAAGAAAACAAATCTACGCATTGCGAAGTATTTTATAaactataattttaatatatattttttaataaaaaaagatCATATATATGAGGTCGTGTTTGTGTCGTTCTATTAAAACCTATACCTTATGGTAcaactcaattttttttaaaatctataGCATCTCAAGACCACGGTTCAATCATAAGGATAATTATTATACCCCAATTGCACTTGATAGGCAGAAAATTACATCTGTATAATATAAACTAAAAAAGCATGTAaaagatttttctttttttacaaAACCCGAATCCACTCGGGCATAAAACTTACACATGAATAGcatgtaaaattataattgcATGTTCTTATGCAGATATATTATCCGATATTTAAGAATTAAGATACATTCAAGAAACAAAATGGGAGTTGATGTATGATTAGAGGAAACACTTGTTAAATCGTAGTACCATGCAATCACATGGGATGTCCACAAATAGACAATTACCAAGATTGCAACTATTCTTCTTCGGCATATCTAAAAATTCAGAACTCAATTACTCGAGCAatattgagattttttttttctcagtaGATGGCTATTTTATATCCATTCTGAGGGGAGCTATAGGCTTGTCCAAAACTATCTTAATAGACTCATATTTTGTAATTAGTAATGTTTAGGAGAGTTTTTAGAAAACACTTACTAcattttctttcacaaaattttaatcaagtcatgaacataaaactaaAACTTATGCAATAGCAtgattataattttattgagatggctaattgcattcacaccccctatgaaaagtctaaaagacataaaacaccctgtgtaaaattgatagcatgttagaccctatgttttaaaaaaattagcataaaaacccctatgagaggtTATAAATGTGCCCGtatttgtataacataggggtgaaatgtgttacattttaaaaaattgaggaATGGATTaacttattaatattttttatggggTTTTATGTCTTTCAAGACTTTTCACAGGAGGTGAATGCAATTATCCCTTTATTGAGATCACGAGATTCTTGATAGACTCAAATATGAGACGAGGCCCAAGCGATTTCAActtcaagcccattaatttagGGGGCCAAGTGCATTAAAAAATTGTATTCGTTTTTTGTAGGGATGGCAATGGGGCGGGTCTAAACCCGCCCCCGCATCAAACCCGCCCCGAAGGGGCGGGTCTAGACCCGCATAAGCGGGTTCACAAGCGGGTTcggggcgggtctcgggtttggccaaacccgccccgccaaaatattatatatataaaaatttaaaatatccatgtatatataaaaatataaaatatatatgtaatattaataatatataagtatattattatactaaataattaatattttatccataatttgaatgtgtaatattatttgattgaaattagtttatttattatgatatgtttagtataaaaataaatcattataatattttttagttaataaatattaattaattacaagttaataaatttaaatttgtgagaataatttcttttttgtcttaaatattataaacctatatttgaaattaaatttaatgaaatttgttaatttttaaacttttttttatttttattttaataaatttaaaattatttaattaatggcGGGTCCAACGGGACTAACCCGAATTGGACCCACCGGGTTCGCGGGACGGGACGGGTCCAAAGGAAGGCGGGGCGGGTCCCGGATTTAACCAGACTCGTCCCGTTGCGATACCTAGTTTTTTGGTGTCTAACTAAAGTAGTCTAGAGGTGGACCCAATCAGTTCAGTTATTTTTATCAAAACGTCAAACTTTGAGCCTGATTCTTTTTTTCCCTGGTCGGTGTTGTGTAGTATTCGTACCCGTAGAAGTTCGGATAACCCGCATATATTGAACAATGCTTTACAAAAAATCGCTTCAAGAAATATTACTTTAAAACAGGAAAAACAAAAGAGGTATTTTTGCATTTTACAAGAGATATGAacatattattttgatttttttttttatctttgcaagaaagtttttatttttattttttaaaaagagtaAATTTTAGAGCAGATTTTAGACTTGTCAAACTGAAACTCGACGCTACAAATACTGTATAATTGACTGACACTAAACAGAGAAGGTAGAAGAAAATAAGTTATAATACTAGAGGCCCAACTTTCGAGAAAAGTCTAATTTAACGGAGATGGTATTGTTAAGGACccaattatataattaaatccATCGAGTCATCGGGATAATCATGTTTAGGTTTAACATTAATCACGAATAATGGTTAATATATTTAACCCATCTTATTGGGAAGAGAGATATAACAAATCCTGAGGGCACGTAACATGATTTAGGCCTAATAAACAAGTATTTTCCGCTATATGATTTTCAGAATTAATTAAGGGAAAAAAAGTGAGAAAGATCatgaagaaaaatataaaaatctaaattaaatatctctaaaatttcaaattttacaaAAGTATCGATTCTCATTAATGGAATACACAAGTGTTGAGGACCCGATTTCCGAATAGAGCAACCGTACAAATTGAAACAATTTGGCCAATGAAGaaattatcataaatatttcaaatgacTCTTActaatattaaacaaagatcCCAGTCAGAGTGACATTTAGCAAAATAAGTTTTGGATACCTAAAAAGAAAGTTGtccaacaaataaataataaaaacaaaaaacaaaaattgacCACATCATCAATCAATCACCTCTAGCTAGTTAGAGGCATCTTGGATTGGCATACTTGAGGATGTATCATTAGACTTCACAACATCGATCTTTACATGCAGCTGAGGTATGGTTTTGAAAATATGAGAGTTTAAAGTTAAATATGTATTAAAACGTCGCGAGTCTTTAAAGTAATAAGAATCTGCAATATTTTCTGGTAGGTCGGAGAACATAATTTGGACTTCATTCGAATTCAAACCAAGAGTGGCGCAAATCTGATGGGTCACTCCGTCTAGGCTCAACTGATTCTTAACAAATAAAATAGCTTTCCATTTGGTATGAGCTCCGCTGGACCATGTAAAGCCACCTTCGTCGTTTTTTTTACGTTCCCCGTCATAGTTGACCATTACATAGATGGTCACCATTTCCTATTTGATGCAACATATATGAACTACGTACTTATCTAGGAACTTGCTTTAATTTTATAATACAACTTCTTATCTTATTTTCTAAGAAAAGTATGTTCAAATTTTGTTATAAGTTCAGatatacaataaaaaaatatgactgataaatttttttgctgaaatataatattaagTTACCTACCTTGTCGTCTGAAAAGAGACGTCCCTCGTTCTCAGGTTTGAAGGCCTTGAATCCGCTGACCTTAATGATTTCTTTTTGCCTACCACTAAACCCGCCAAAAGCCAAATCAATTAGTATATCAATACATTaggattaattatatatatgatgaTTCATATGCATGGTTCCCATGCATATATATGGATTTTGTTAGTTAGAGATATACCTTTCTGTAAAACAGCTCCACAAAGGCAAGCACCTTGCAAAAGTAGAATCCATCATAAAAGAGGataaatttatgtttatatatatatatatatatatatatatggtacaACAAGCTAGAAACACGCTTAATTAATGCCTTAAAACGTGCAGCATTTATATAGAGATAATTAATGcagttagaaaaaaaaaaagtagctGGGAATGGgagacatatatatattatatatatataccggCAGGGAAAGTAATCCGATGACTTTGCCTGAATCCCAGACACGATCAACGTGTTACTGCCCTCGTCGATGTCGAAGATTAGCTCAAAGAATGGAATATATTCCCAAGGATTGAGGCCACCAGATGCCTGGTACCCGtccacaaaaatcacaatcatAGTTAGACAACAGTTGTAAACGTAAGAGTTATCCTCGTATTTAGCAGCTTGGAAGTCGCTACTGGTTTCGTATGGTTCCAGCCGTATCCTGTAGGTGGTAGGGCGATTATCAGAAAGCTTCTCCGTCACATAGAGAGTTTTGTTACTGTTGTTTCTCAACCGATGTCTCATGATCAGAGAATACATATTCGTGTTTCCTGATCATATAAAACACAAACATTAATTTGTCACCATATCATTCcatcaaataaaaatcattaaatttctGAATTTAAAACACACATATATAGTTATGCTTCATTTATATAGCGTGTCAAAAGTTTTAACACAATAGCTAGAATTTAGATAGATTTCTTAAGCATGACCTTAATTTTCTCATATGtagcctttaaaaaaaatattctcatatctaaaaaaaatttatagtaaATTCATAAGATATTATATCAATAATAATTAAGCTTGCCTTAAGAAGTGCATGTTTTTAcgtcataaaaaattttaagaatAATAATTAGGTTTGCGTTTACAGGTAAATTAAAAGAGGTATTTTGTAAGCTCCATTAATAGTcttcagatccataaaaattaatagttTTTTCTGTAATTTAGTTATGTTTATCGATCTAGAaatttcaataattgcaatacAAAACTTATATTAATACATACATAATTGAAAAGAGATTACGTACCGTGCATAAACTTCGTTGCCACCAGCAATTCACGAACCAATAAGTAAACCTTTGAGTCTCGTCCTTTGGAGCTTTTATAAAGCGAAACTtgtttaattttctttttttcttatgccattatcttttattttgttaGTCAGTTAAGATATTTGTTGATTTGATTTAAGAAAAGATTATCAAATCCAATGTGATATTGTTTAGTGCCACGTGACGAGGCGTGCAATGAGGGTGAGAAACGTTTCAAATTATCTTTGGTTGTATCCAATATCCATCATGCGCAAAATCGGATTGTTTCCAACTCAAAAAAGTTAAAAATTCAatttatcataataatcaaactcaaaaaaaatttaaattttggttttgatttgaatgatcaatttgaaattctatcTAAATGACGTacgttttttttttactaattttaaaaggttatttaaattatctaaagtatttgttatttttatttttttagcgaAAAACTTGTTGTAGTTTTATTGAGAGAAACCATTTAATACAAGTTGAATCAACTAAAGAATGAAAGTCACAATTCATCTAAATAAAAGATGAACAAGATTATTATTGCAtcaattgaaacgaccctaactctataataaataaatatgcggaaatttttttttttttatacttactaaataaaatatgtacatatatgcccatacatatatgcacagaataaaaatatttaatatgaataaacaattaaatacttaaataaaaatgcattcttaaaaatataataaatatctgagtcaaacattaattaaaaatatactgcataagtaaataaaagtttgcatgcactgaaaatattaaataaatattctagaccctcaatcactgaaaataataaaaatgtatcatgctgacaaaaatattaacatgcatagcgactcagaatatttcacggtcacggggccactgcatgcatgctcatacgtcctcgcctccggtgggtacaatgtcatcctcaacgtactcacctgcaccataccagggtagtgagcctagaggcccaacatgctaacataacaagggtttaaaataatttaaaccaatttaatactaatacatacatatacatgaatgagcatgcttaaaaattacataacataacttaacttaaataaacataaataacattatacataacattattgagcaattcattttctaacatcgcatggttgtatccgtagtgtaaccttaaatcatacattaaatactgatcagcgtggaaacctacgtacgtggccggtgacgaatcacctcttaaattggcagtaaactgcccttcaatcatatggggacaagtcccccttaaattgtcacactacttcaacttccaacataaaatatttttattgctcaacttaaacattaaatcatgcataaaatattatttcatgaatgcatgtacttgaataaaatgtgtgtccatcatatatatttaatttaatttcttattaacatataaatatt comes from the Henckelia pumila isolate YLH828 chromosome 1, ASM3356847v2, whole genome shotgun sequence genome and includes:
- the LOC140872459 gene encoding uncharacterized protein encodes the protein MIVIFVDGYQASGGLNPWEYIPFFELIFDIDEGSNTLIVSGIQAKSSDYFPCRCLPLWSCFTESGRQKEIIKVSGFKAFKPENEGRLFSDDKEMVTIYVMVNYDGERKKNDEGGFTWSSGAHTKWKAILFVKNQLSLDGVTHQICATLGLNSNEVQIMFSDLPENIADSYYFKDSRRFNTYLTLNSHIFKTIPQLHVKIDVVKSNDTSSSMPIQDASN